Below is a genomic region from Ictalurus punctatus breed USDA103 chromosome 12, Coco_2.0, whole genome shotgun sequence.
AAGCTGGCTGACCTGAAAATGGGCATCGGCGTACTTATCGAGGTGAGCAGGAGAGCAGTAGATCAGTAACTGGATTTAGTGCTCGTAGAGTGCAATAGAGTACAATGATTACGACGTTTTACTAACACGGATTTTGTTCTATTTACATCGGGTGTGATTTGTTTGAGTGACTTGTCGGTTggttattttcctctaacagcatgttCTGTTGCGTTTTAGGGTGTTTCATCACAATAGGTTGAGTGTACTGGGTTAGTTAGTTTGGTATGTGTAACATGATAGCATTAGCGTTTATTTATTGACATGGCAGAACAGTAACATCTGCCTCTAAAAACGGGCAAAGTTTGAGCACCTGTCTGAGTCACTCTGTACGCTCAATAGGGATGTGTGGATGGACAAACCGGCCTGGATGAGAACGACTCTCTGGCTCCGCCCTTCGAGGATTTCTACCAGACCTTGAGCGAGGGAAACCTGAGGAAGAGCTTCCGTCTGCTGTCCTGCTTCAAGAAGGACATGCACAAGGTGGAGACCTATCTGAGCGTGGCCAAGTGCAGGAGATCTCTGGATTCCAACTGCACCCTGtagggggcgagagagagagagagagcacagttTAGCCACAGCCTGTGATCTGAGACAGGTattgtgtttaaataaataaataatcttctTGTGGTTTTTAGCAGAGTCCAGGCGTGGCTAAATGTATCAGCCTCTTTTTCTGGATTTCACCTCTGACTTTCTGTATTTTATCCTTCACACAGAGGAGAACTCCTCCATTCACGCGTTTAGCAGATTTCTGTGTCTCGGCAACTTAAAGGTCGTAAAATGGGACCAGTTTCACAATGGTGCTATGCAAATTCGGCTTTATATCGAATGATAAATTTCAAAAATAaccatttctatttattttaagttGGATGATCTGATTAAACAATCGTGTTAACGTACGCTCCTGGCCAGTGAATGTGAAATATTcaaagtgtatattttcacATCAAAGTCAATACTCTTTCATCTATTATCCAGATTTGACGTCCTGTGTGTAAATCTCTGTCATTGTTTTTTGTGGATTTCCAATAAAGCTTTTCTCTGCATTAAGGTCTGAATatctgtaatttattattattattattattattattattttttggatgGCTGCACTTTTCCATGCACATGAGAGTTCTTGTCATTTTCATGCACAATAACAAACCTGcagtaaatgattaataaatcaCGCCACGGACGACCTTGCGGCCTTAAAACGGCGTTGTGGTTACGGGTgagatttatttcaattttatacCACAAGCGCTGACGAATGgccaaatctgattggtcagaatctCCGAGAGTAGCGCAGCTACAAACCATAGGTTtatattcagtcattcattcattaaaagaCACgctgtttgttatttaacacaATTTCACACAGCTGATGATACGGTGATGGTTCTGtaagacgtttatttaacatccatggaaggagtctccagtgtccgcgTTTTCAACCTGGGAAAAGCTTCACGACAGACTTCAGAGTTTGCGCATTGCGGTTTCTTGGTATCATGacgagcgtttttttttttttgtgtgtcttattaatttcaagagaagaaaaggggaaaaatctAGGCTGATGAGGGATCGACAGTGCAGTAACATCAATGAGAACAGAAACTTATTGGGTGTGGGCGTTCCTCAACATTAGGTGTAACTATACTGAACAGTGGTGGATCAGTGGTTAAAGGttactctgggttactgatcagaaggtcaggagttcaagccccagcactgccaagctaccactgtggggcccttgagcaaggcccttaaccttcaactgttcacatgtataaatgagataaatggtAGTCGCTCTGTATAAGGGCGACTgacaaatgccgtaaatgtaactataaacaggtAACGCGCaacgttctttaataaataaataattaacctgCTGGCACATAGATGCAAGAAATCTCACTAAGAGCAGGTTTTTGAAAATTATTCCATGGTGTATGGCTACACGGATCAACAATTCTCCTTGTTTAAAATACTGGGATAATAAAGTGGTGGTTTAGTGGCGCCTCCGGGGTTCGGAGCCTGCAtgtttcctccggatactctggtttcctcccccactaCTAAGACACGTGCTGTAGGCTGATCAGTGTTTACaagttgtctgtagtgtgtgaattagTGTACGATTGGATTGTGCCCCGCAATGGGTTAGGagcccatccagggtgtctccctccttgtgccccgagttccctgggttAAGCTCCAGCCTCCATGAGACCCCGTGTAGgatgagcggtatggaaaaCGGACGGACGGATAATAAAGTAAGCCTCCATCAGCTCCAGTTTTGTCCCAATCAAGTGTTTGTGCTTAAACATCTACTTCCTAGTATCATGTCCGTATAAACGTCTTCAACacaacaggacacacacacacaaggagacACCCGATGTTTTGTGTTTAATGATGCTGCGTAAACTGACATGGGATGGAATACTTTATTCTTTAGTGCAGTAACCAGTTAcgcatatttatatacatttacttTCGtacacaatcacaaaaaaaaaaaaaaaaaatgccaatgACAAAGCCAAAGACAATGTAACATGCTTCTCAAGTAACCACTACTGAAATTAAAACCAGTAAtaaatacacactctctctctctctcacacacacactcgcacaagTTTTCAGTACCAAAACATTAAGCAGTAAaagaaacaataaatacaacacaACATTGGTGGCTGTTATAGAACGTAACATCCTTAAAAATAGTCACTCCTTAATTCACACCGCGTTATAAATAATCTGCTCTAACTGCAAAATCGTACTACGCCTTTAAATCTGAATTCAGAGCCCCTGCAGCTCACGTGTGACGTACCGTCTGGATAATTAAGCAGCCTTTCCACTGACATCAGAGGATTCAATACTCGATAAAATCTCTTGAAACGTGTGAACCATCTAGTTTCCCCTATTACCAGTGCACGTTTAATACCTCGCGCGTACGGCGTTTAAGAACCTCTCACGCTTTTCTCTCCCATTATGCGGAGTATGTATCCCAAACCCTTTTCTTCCCAGGAAAGGGttaaaaaattagaatattattaataataataataataataataacttatttGGCAGACGCAAAGCGTCATACAAGTGATTCAATCCAAGCTTACAGCTGAACAGTTAAGGGGTTAAGGGTCTCGCTCATGGGCTCAACGGAGGCCCTCTGTCAGTCTTGGGATTTGAAATCGAAAAATCATCCAGTTATCTTTAACCACCGCACGACCACTTGAACTGCTGAAGCTAAACCAGAGACAGGAAACGGCACAGTGGAGGGGAGAGACTGCGTCACCAGAACTGCTCTGAAGCTCTTGGAAAGGTCACGGGTAAGGGCAGGTGTCCAAAAAACATTCAGACTTTCCCTTGCTAGGGAGAGCGAAGAAGCGAAGGCAAAGCGGGTGGTACTGAGGATTAACAAAGCAAAAGAGAATCGTCGTCGCTGGTTTCTGTTCTAGCCGTGGCCTCTAAGCACGCGTCGGGAACCTGAGCCGTGTGAACCATCCCGCAGTGTTCGCAGGGCCCGTCCCGAATCTCTGGCCTGCCTCGGAGCGAGGGAGCGGCGGAGGGCGCGTCCGAGTTTTCGGTTAAAGGAACGAGGAGCTCGACGTCTTCATCGTCGTCTTCTTCGTTCGCTGTTCCGTTCTGCGTCTGCCTCAGAGGGCTCCGGTTCTGCTGCACGAACCGAGAACCGAGGGACATCCGGACCCAGCGCAGGCCGCGTGCCACAAACGAGCCACGCCCGTTGGGAGGCGGGGCCACTATCTCGTCGCTCTCGGCTACAGCGTGCGGGGCGGTGCTCCCGGAAACAGACACGACGGTGGTGGCGGGAGGGGTCTTGTGAGGCAGAAGAGAAGCCGATGCGCCGCCCACCGCCCCCTGCTGCTCACTCTCCAAATCATCAGAGTCCGGTCGCTCCGAAATGGGGCCGGAGCTTCCGACGCCGTTGGCACCGATTCCTGATTCTGACTCCACCCCTGCGCCAGAGGACACCAGCGCCAAGGAGGCGGAGTGGCGAGATCGCGTGAAGTTGAAGAGCCGGCGCCAGACGTTGCCGTGCCGACCGGAGGACGGGAGGCGGATGGAGGTGAAGCCGAGCTGAGAGCGGACGGCCAGCCGGAGATTCTCCAACACGGAAGCCTGAGGGAGACGGAAAATAATTGTAAAGAACTAATAATGGAGTTTTGGAAAATATTCAGGctaaaaaagctaaaaaaataaaaacatttaacacatttaatttttaaaaaatgtaaaatttttaaGAGGGATTATTTTTAGAACGTCTCAAGAGCGAAAACACAAACAGATGTCTCACCTGGTTGCCAGAACAGACAGGGAAATCCTCCACAGGGGGGATTAAACCTTGAGCAATAAGCTGTCCGTATGAGGGCGGAGCTTCTCTCCTCAGTAACTCCGCCTCAACTCTGGACAACTGCGTCTCAAACGACCTGAAACAGAAGAGAAGAAATAACGGATGAGCCAGGGGAAGAAGTACAATCTAAATGATCAGAAATAGACGGTTGAACACGCTGCAGCTTTATTGACCTGCGCTCGAAGCTCCTGAGAGAGTAGAGTTTGCAGGTGCAGCCGAGTGCGATGACGAGCAGCAGGCCGCACACCAGGCTGCCGATAACCGCGGCGGCGATGACCCGCGTTGGCACGGCGACGGGGCACGCGTCCTCGTCGCTGGAGTCGCCGCAGTCGTCCTGCGCGTCACACACCCAGCTCTCGAACACACAGCGCCCGTTCCTGCAGTGGAAGTTCCCGGGCTGGCAGAACGCGCAGTTCTTCTCGTCGGAGCCGTTGGGGCAGCGGTTCTGGTAGTTGCAGCGGTCAGATCGCGGGTAGCACGCACCATTTCTCGAACACGGGAACTCGTCTTCGCCGCATCCGCTGCAGTTCAGCTCGTCCTTGCCGTTAGCGCAGTGCCAGTATCCGTCGCAGCGCTGCTGTTCGGTGTAACACCCCCAGTTGCCTCCACATGGCATCTCCCAGGGCAAACAAAACCCTTCAACCTGATATGTAGCGTTAAATCCTCGTGCCGTGTTGATCTTATCGGCATAGAAGTGCACGCGGAGCTGCCCTGATGACGAAACGACAGTTATGACAGAAGTGCGCGAGTCGAGGGCGGTCAGGACGCGAAGGAGGCGTCTAGGCTCCGCCTCCAAGCCGTCGTACACTTTTACGAAATCTCCATAGTAACCGGTTCCATCCAATTTGAAATCCAGGAAGCGCAGGACGACGCGGCGGCGATCGCCTGTATCGATTAGCCACGAGCAATCGCTGCCCGGAGGATAGAAATCCGGATAATTCGGAGAGTTAAAAGTTCCGTAAAAGTTTTGAAGGCGGAGCTCGGAGCACGCCGGGGCGTCGCAGTCGATTTCGTCACTCAGATCCTGGCAATCGATGGCGCCGTCACAGCGGAGAGAAGAAGGGAGGCAGGTGAGGACTCGGGTGTAGCGCGACACGCAGGGGAACTGATCGAAAGAGCACGGCTGGAAGgagaaaaaggaggaggaggaggatgaagaagaaggagggTTGGGATGAACGCACAGCTCCTCGTCCGAGTTGTCTCCGCACTCGTCCATTGTGTTGCACCTCCACGACTGGGGGATGCACTTCCCGTTCACGCAGTGGAACTGATCCGGCTCGCAGCTCACCTCCTCCGACTTtcctgaggggaaaaaacaaaacagaaaaggtaCTTTGTAAGAAACTGgactgagaagaagaaaaaacaggaCAAAGCAATTCTTAGATACATTAAAATCAGACAACAGTGTGTTCTTAATCACAAACAGCACATAACGTGTAGATCATCACACTAATATCGGCTGAAATCACTGCCAGAGGACAGCTCAACACTGTACTAGGGGTAGAGGACGACCGATGGTGGATTTTACTGATAAAGATAACCgagtacctgccgataaccgattaatcaacatTTTCATTCGGTATCACGTTTAAAAACTAACACTCGaagtaaaatactgctgaactttattacaaaaatgaacatactgactgtaccatgaaaacgtgctgtacttttttaaattatataaatatatataaacactccaaataacaaatataaaaatagagacatccaaaacgAATCAAAAAATACCTCAAATACCTAGAGCTGCATCAACTAACCGATAATATCGACAATAGTCAATGATGAAAATCGTTGTGGACGAATCTGATTATggattagtcggtctgcgcgcggcacgggggagatttactcactacgttacttctgttcctaaaacacgcttcggagagtaaacaTTAATGTTGTGCCCCAAATGACGtcctatacacttacactatgcactgtgtactctaccgtctagtgtgtggattttagaaaggtaatatcatctcaaataagctgcttcctagtcgacggcgcatgacgtcatacgcatgtATAGCGACGCCGCTAACTTTAGCAGacgctttatttttttatggatgcacaaaaagcacggAATTAAACcgcagtcctaaatgaataatatatattctggtgtgtccataattggacaaacagttgtgtacagttttagtctgaagtttatatttgtaacattcagtttgtggattttattttaaatagaagaaaaaaaatgggacTGCCCCCCCCGCCAATTAATCGGgtaatctaaaaaaaacaataggccaattaatcgattatgaaaataataatagttgcagccctacaaataacacaaaaaaattagtCAGTGACGGTTTGTTATTTctcctctagaggccgctctcgtactgtataatgacagcacaCCCCTCTCAGCTGCTTCGGGGAAAAACTATCAGTGTGGCTCAATCAGTCGACCTCGAAGTCCTTGTAATACAGACACGGGTCTGACTAGTCGCTTCAACGGCAGTGGATTCGTTTTTAAACTACAGCCTGAGGTATACAGTCAGTGATTTGCGCGACCGCTTTCGAGAGTCAAGACCAACACGAGCCCGATCGTCCACAGAGAAGGAAAATCTCTTTAAAAACCACCAAGCAGTGACACAAATCAATGCCATATGAACTTAATAAAACTCTGACTACACTTCTGAACCACAAAGGATGTCAATCATAATAGAACGAATCATTACATGTGCTTTCAGACTGGGAACTACTGGGTTTTAAACCATAATCTGTGATTTGTAATACGATTACGCAACACAGCCTGCCGTGTGCCTCGTTTATCCGCGCGCTATAAACGGCAGTGTTTATTTTGCGCACTACCTGTGATGTAAGACAGCCGGAAGCCCTTGCCAGCGAGCGTGTCATCCGAGTGAAATTTAATCCACACGTGGTCCTGAGACGAGATGTACGGAGCGGGGATGGACGAACCACACGCTCGGTAACCGTCCAGGTTCTTGTAGGTGCCAATGGAGATCCAGTCCAAACCGCAGCGCTGTGAGCTCTGGATCTCAAAGTCCTGAAAACTGGACGAAGAAACAAACGGACCAAGATTAAAAAGTCGACTTCCTCTGCAGTGGATCTCACTCGGTCATCTGCAGCCTGTTCACAGGAAGCTGTGAGTAAAGGAATGAAGCGCTCGGTgttgtgcagttataggaaaataatcaacaacagggtggtgtggcGAAGCagagttgattcttttccaataacagcacgtcatgaaatgtttttattcctcttacaccacagcaactcactcaaacatttttatttatcaaataaaaaaaaacacattatactGTTTACCCATTTAgcgttcctgttctcacttatctcatagcagctataaacagaaaCCGCTGTAAACGCTAAACAAAAGCCTCTCTCGGGTTTTTAACCCGTTTACGTGGCTCATCTGCTGCATAAACTCCTCCggacgagccgttactatagaaacgataacatattttAACGAGTGCgtaaatgtaaacctgtgatttgcaaacacaatactgtcagagctgctgttatagaaagaaaaaaatcaatcaactAATTAACAACCAGTTTTACACTTCATGGTCTAAACACACTACAGTAAAAGATGATTTTCAGCTCGTGGGCTCGAAAGTTTTTCCACAGCCTGTGCACCGCAAAAATCCGCGTTATAAATGCTGATTATATTATAAACCTGAACAAATAAAGCACGGCTAACGCAAACACTGCACAAGGTACTATTATGTGACATGTAAACCAcagcgttattattattattattattattatcatcatcatcgtcattatTAAGGTTCTCATATCGCTCATAAAGCTCTTTACGTCTGTGAATGATTTCATACTGACGTGTGATTTTACAGAGAGCTACTACTGATAAATATGCGTGAAAGAAAATGACTTATGAAGCATATTATGATAGATACGGTGTTGATGCTGCTATACTGTAttatagaagtgtgtgtgtgtgtgttaatgtctgTTTGGGTGTGTCTCTACCTCAAGGTGaatatttctgttttgaaaGTAAATGCCTTTACAAAGacattatagtgtgtgtgtgtgtgtgtctgcctaaGGGTGAGGATTTCTGTTTTGAAAGCAAGTGTTAATGCCTACAAAGTCTTTTATTGTGcaagtgtgtataagtgtgtgtgtatgtgtaagtgtgtgtggttgtttgCAGCTAAGGTTGAGGATTTCTGTTTTGAAAGTATGTGTTAATGCCTACAAAgtcattattgtgtgtgtgggtgtgtgtgcgcctaAGGGTGAGGATTTCTGTTTTGAAAGcaagtgtgtacatgtgtagaAAGAcatttgggtgtgtgtgtgcgttaatGTCTGTTTGGGTGTGTCTCTACCTCTAGGGTGAGGACTTCTAATTTGAAAGCGAGTGTTAATGCCTATACAGTCATTATTGTGCGAgtgtatgtgtaagtgtgtgtattcTGGTGTGTCTGTAACTCAGAATATCATACTACAAGTGTATCAATGCCcgattaatgtgtgtgtttcggTACCTGATGGTGATGATTTCTCCAGGATTTGCTCGGATGTTCCAGCTGCAGTTGATGCGAGACGGATACTCAAAAGGCCACCCAGGACTGGTGATCACACCGCTGGACGCCCTGATCTGCTCCACCACATCGCCacaggctacacacacacacagagacagattgTTAACACTTCCcaatttatcaaaaaataattACTCCTGGttttgagtgtttgtgttttgtccTTAGTCAGACTACAGAACTGACCGTTAGAGATCCCCGACACGTAGACATTATCACCGTGCTGTGAGCAGAC
It encodes:
- the lrp12 gene encoding low-density lipoprotein receptor-related protein 12, with the translated sequence MACAWGMKKISSWTHSLFILSMVFLSKAVCSQHGDNVYVSGISNACGDVVEQIRASSGVITSPGWPFEYPSRINCSWNIRANPGEIITISFQDFEIQSSQRCGLDWISIGTYKNLDGYRACGSSIPAPYISSQDHVWIKFHSDDTLAGKGFRLSYITGKSEEVSCEPDQFHCVNGKCIPQSWRCNTMDECGDNSDEELCVHPNPPSSSSSSSSFFSFQPCSFDQFPCVSRYTRVLTCLPSSLRCDGAIDCQDLSDEIDCDAPACSELRLQNFYGTFNSPNYPDFYPPGSDCSWLIDTGDRRRVVLRFLDFKLDGTGYYGDFVKVYDGLEAEPRRLLRVLTALDSRTSVITVVSSSGQLRVHFYADKINTARGFNATYQVEGFCLPWEMPCGGNWGCYTEQQRCDGYWHCANGKDELNCSGCGEDEFPCSRNGACYPRSDRCNYQNRCPNGSDEKNCAFCQPGNFHCRNGRCVFESWVCDAQDDCGDSSDEDACPVAVPTRVIAAAVIGSLVCGLLLVIALGCTCKLYSLRSFERRSFETQLSRVEAELLRREAPPSYGQLIAQGLIPPVEDFPVCSGNQASVLENLRLAVRSQLGFTSIRLPSSGRHGNVWRRLFNFTRSRHSASLALVSSGAGVESESGIGANGVGSSGPISERPDSDDLESEQQGAVGGASASLLPHKTPPATTVVSVSGSTAPHAVAESDEIVAPPPNGRGSFVARGLRWVRMSLGSRFVQQNRSPLRQTQNGTANEEDDDEDVELLVPLTENSDAPSAAPSLRGRPEIRDGPCEHCGMVHTAQVPDACLEATARTETSDDDSLLLC